The Naumovozyma dairenensis CBS 421 chromosome 8, complete genome genomic sequence AGTTATTGGATTAGAAATAGCAAGAAAGGCAGAGGTGAAATTGGCCTcttctttccaaaattgtGCTGTCTTGGTCAACGAGAAGGATGTAAATGGTGAGTATACATCCATTGTTTATGGATGGGGTAGTAATATAAAATGTCAGTTATTCAAACCTCGAGTAAGCAAGAGTGTTACGAAACCTGTGATAATACATTCCATTAAAACAAGGGATTACAATAAGACCATTGATTATGTTTGTATGGGGAAAGATTTCATGTTATTTGTTAataaagaaggaagaatTACAGGTACTAGGGGGTCCATTCCCAAAACGTTCCACTGGGAAGAGGATTGGATAGATGAAAAGGACTTGATTGTCCGGTGCATGTGGTCGTCTATTCATATTCTACAGAAACGTGCCACTCCTGAAGGGTATGATAAGATAACATCCTATGGTTACGGTGGATTTGGTCAAATATTTGACATGCAGGGGAAATTAGCACATAATATGAAGGTGAAAGATTTCAACATTGGGAGTGAACATGGTATACTTgttcttgatgatgataataaagtGGCTTGTTGGGGATGGGGAGAGCATGGTAATTGTGGTCCTCCCATAGCCGCTGAAGGCACCACAAGTACAAGTGCAAGGACAAGTACTACCCGTGGAGAGCCCGCGAGTATGATCAACGACGCTTGGCCGCTGAACACTGTCATGCCGGGGTTTCCTACTGGTTGTGAGGTACGGGTGTTTGGCGGTTGTGCCAACACATGGGTACTCGTGCAGTGACGACGGGTATGTTTGTGTTCGTGACTCAGATCATATTATATAGTGTTATACACTATAGTATACCATAGTAAAATGTATTATATAACTTAATATATGGACAGCTTGTTCAATCACCAAAGTAAATGATAACGTAGATATCGATGTATAGTTTATATGGTAACTAACAATACATGCTGCCAAATGTTTGTAAAACTGTTGCCACTGACCTGAACTGCTTTCCTTGCAAAGTAAAGGAAGGGACATGAAAGCGGAACACGGTCTTCCCTCTGGACGAAACTCCTGGAAATGAAAATTAAGAACTTACAGAAAAGataaaacaaaagaaatcagGAAAAAGCAATACACACACGTAAACACTTTTAGATAGACAAGAACACATAGTCCCCTAgagaataataagaataacaATAAGAAATCGTACCAGGCATATTTGCTATTCTCAGGAAAATCGTATACCCCATTCTACAACGAGATTGTTTTGAAGGCTACCACTCTTTGTATACCTTACTATCAACACTGGATTTTTTCCCGTAAATAAGTGACAGTAAAAAGTTGATAAGGTTCTAAAAGGAATAAAGTACAGTCACGCATTTTTCCTATACCATAACCGGAAGAATTAGATATGAATGACCCTTCGTTAATGGGCTATCCAAACCAGgctcaacaacaacaacaacagcagcagcaaccTGGGGCCCTTTTATCAAATGGCACAACAAACAATTTATCAAATGGATCCATTAATCCTTTACATCAACAAATACATATGAATAATCCAATGCCACCACCTGGTATAATGAATCCAAACGATATGAATCATATTTCATCAAACTTCCCTCAAATGTTAGAACAATTAAACAACGgaatgaatatgaatacCAATAATAGCAACAATAATACGAATGCTCTTACACTAAATCTACACGataatagtagtaataacaacaacGCAAACAACCTAGCAAATGCAATTGGCATGAATAGTATGGCAAATAACACAAGTCCTGCGTTGAATTCTATAAACCTTAACTCTTTAAACAATGCCCCAGGTGGATCAACTTTAAATACCACAAATGCAACAACTACTGCCATAAAAGCGAACGCGAACAATCCTTTATTCCATCCTCATCTAGAAGATCCGGCTCTTTTGAATAATCCAATTTGGAAACTTCAACTACAACTGGCAGCAGTTTCTTTACAATCTTTAGGTCAACCTAACGTATATGCAAGACAAAATgcaatgaagaaatatctAGCAAGTCAAAACCCGACAcatcaacaacatcaagtacaacaacaacaacaacaacaggggaaacaacaacaaggtCTAGGTTCTCAACCTTCATCTCAACCGCAATCTCAACTTccaccatcatcatctcaacaacaacaaatcCCTGAAGCATCCATGTCATTAGTAGATCGTActaaacaattattaatggATATCGCATTAGAAACctccaaagaaaaatctacaaataataaaggtGCTCCAATACCACCACATAGTGCCAAAGGTGGGCCTCCTAATTCTGCTGcaagtaataatataactGATTCCATCGTATCAAGTGCAACTAATACACCAACTGCAACGTCCAACAATAGTACACTCTCTACACCAACTACACCACATATTGAACTAAATAATTTAAGAGATGGAGGAGGAGGTGTAGCTGGTATCAACGTGACACCAACTTCAACCTCAGCATTACTACAACATAAGAAATTGTctcaatataatattgatgaagatgatgaaattgaaaacagAATGGTTGCTCCAAAGGATactaaatataatgatCAATTATGGCATGCCATTGATTTCTCCAATTTACAAATCTTCAACATTAACCAAAAccttttcaaatataatttcttaacAAGATTATATCTAAATGGGAATGGCCTAACAACATTACctgaagaaattaagaaTTTAACAAATTTATGTGTTCttgatttatcaaataatagaTTGACTGAATTACCCGTCGGATTAGGTTCATGTTTCagattgaaatatttatatttcttcaataatttaatCACCAACCTACCATGGGAATTAGGTAACCTTTACAACTTACAATTTCTAGGTTGCGAAGGTAATCCATTAGACaaacaattattgaaaattctAACTGAAAAATCATTCACAGGTTTAATTTTCTACTTAAGAGACAATAGACCCGAAATTCCCTTGACGCACGATCGAGAATTTATCGAAATTAACGCAGACGGTGAACCAACAAGGAAATATGATTCATTACAATTAGCTTCTGCAAATATTAATCCTGATTTagagaaaaaatcattcaCAATCTTATCTTATAATACCTTATGTCAACATTATGCAACTCCAAAAATGTACCGTTATACTCCATCATGGGCATTGAGTTGGGATTACAGACgtgaaaaattgaaagaacaaaTCTTGTCATATCAATCTGATATCCTATGTTTACAAGAAGTGGAATCCAAGacatttgaagaattttgGGGTCCTCtattggaaaaatatgattatcAAGGTGTTTTCCACATCAAGACCAGAGCCAAGACTATGCAAACGAAAGAATCTAAAAAAGTTGACGGATGTTGTATCTTCTTTAAGAAAAgtaaatttaaattattagcTAAAGAAGCAATGGATTTCAGTGGTACTTGGATGAAACATAaaaaattccaaagaaCAGAAGATTATTTGAATCGTGCAATGAACAAAGATAATGTCGCTCTGTATATGAAATTACAATCAATAACCTCCGGGGAAACCGTTTGGGTTGTTACTACACATTTACATTGGGATCCTAAATTTAATGACGTTAAGACTTTCCAAGTTGGTATCTTATTAGATCATATGGAAACTTTATTAAAGGAGGAAAATCCAAAGCAAGATGTTAAAAAGGCCAACGTAGTTATATGTGGtgatttgaattcttaTTTAGATTCTGCAGTATATGAATTATTCACTACAGGTCGTGTAGTTAATCATCAAGATAATAAGGGAAGAGATTTCGGTTATATGACTCAAAAGCATTTCGCtcataatttatcattgaaatcaaGTTATAATTGTATTGGAGAATTACCATTCACAAATTTCACGCCTTCTTTCACCGATGTCATTGATTATATATGGTTTTCTACACAATCTCTTCGTGTTAGAGGTCTCCTAGGTGAAGTGGATCCAGATTACGCTGCCAAATTTGTTGGGTTCCctaatgataaattccCTAGTGATCATATTCCATTGCTAGCAAGATTCGAATTTGTTAAAAGTTCTAGTGGTAGCAGGAAAATATAGTCTACTTTTATGAACATGTCGAACGTATAGAACAACGTGC encodes the following:
- the CCR4 gene encoding CCR4-NOT core exoribonuclease subunit CCR4 (similar to Saccharomyces cerevisiae CCR4 (YAL021C); ancestral locus Anc_7.78) yields the protein MNDPSLMGYPNQAQQQQQQQQQPGALLSNGTTNNLSNGSINPLHQQIHMNNPMPPPGIMNPNDMNHISSNFPQMLEQLNNGMNMNTNNSNNNTNALTLNLHDNSSNNNNANNLANAIGMNSMANNTSPALNSINLNSLNNAPGGSTLNTTNATTTAIKANANNPLFHPHLEDPALLNNPIWKLQLQLAAVSLQSLGQPNVYARQNAMKKYLASQNPTHQQHQVQQQQQQQGKQQQGLGSQPSSQPQSQLPPSSSQQQQIPEASMSLVDRTKQLLMDIALETSKEKSTNNKGAPIPPHSAKGGPPNSAASNNITDSIVSSATNTPTATSNNSTLSTPTTPHIELNNLRDGGGGVAGINVTPTSTSALLQHKKLSQYNIDEDDEIENRMVAPKDTKYNDQLWHAIDFSNLQIFNINQNLFKYNFLTRLYLNGNGLTTLPEEIKNLTNLCVLDLSNNRLTELPVGLGSCFRLKYLYFFNNLITNLPWELGNLYNLQFLGCEGNPLDKQLLKILTEKSFTGLIFYLRDNRPEIPLTHDREFIEINADGEPTRKYDSLQLASANINPDLEKKSFTILSYNTLCQHYATPKMYRYTPSWALSWDYRREKLKEQILSYQSDILCLQEVESKTFEEFWGPLLEKYDYQGVFHIKTRAKTMQTKESKKVDGCCIFFKKSKFKLLAKEAMDFSGTWMKHKKFQRTEDYLNRAMNKDNVALYMKLQSITSGETVWVVTTHLHWDPKFNDVKTFQVGILLDHMETLLKEENPKQDVKKANVVICGDLNSYLDSAVYELFTTGRVVNHQDNKGRDFGYMTQKHFAHNLSLKSSYNCIGELPFTNFTPSFTDVIDYIWFSTQSLRVRGLLGEVDPDYAAKFVGFPNDKFPSDHIPLLARFEFVKSSSGSRKI
- the ATS1 gene encoding Ats1p (similar to Saccharomyces cerevisiae ATS1 (YAL020C); ancestral locus Anc_7.79) — protein: MYSTPTYTGPARLKKIVCGGNHTILVRDDGVCFGCGDNANGQLLDPSTYDGDDDDNILKGWHALNGVDNPFADIVCGWEFTVMVDHQNNVFSRGVGLKGELGLGDDLLQSNTFRKVIGLEIARKAEVKLASSFQNCAVLVNEKDVNGEYTSIVYGWGSNIKCQLFKPRVSKSVTKPVIIHSIKTRDYNKTIDYVCMGKDFMLFVNKEGRITGTRGSIPKTFHWEEDWIDEKDLIVRCMWSSIHILQKRATPEGYDKITSYGYGGFGQIFDMQGKLAHNMKVKDFNIGSEHGILVLDDDNKVACWGWGEHGNCGPPIAAEGTTSTSARTSTTRGEPASMINDAWPLNTVMPGFPTGCEVRVFGGCANTWVLVQ